In Meleagris gallopavo isolate NT-WF06-2002-E0010 breed Aviagen turkey brand Nicholas breeding stock chromosome 5, Turkey_5.1, whole genome shotgun sequence, a single window of DNA contains:
- the RNH1 gene encoding ribonuclease inhibitor, whose protein sequence is MDLDIQCEEMNPSRWAELLSTMKSCSTIRLDDCNLSSNNCKDLSSIIHTNPSLKELKLNNNELGDAGIEYLSKGLLTPSCSLQKLWLQNCNLTSASCETLRSVLSAQPSLTELHVGDNKLGTAGVKVLCQGLMNPNCKLQKLQLEYCELTADIVEALNAALQAKPTLKELSLSNNTLGDTAVKQLCRGLVEASCDLELLHLENCGITSDSCRDISAVLSNKPSLLDLAVGDNKIGDAGLALLCQGLLHPNCKIQKLWLWDCDLTSASCKDLSRVFSTKETLLEVSLIDNNLRDSGMEMLCQALKDPKAHLQELWVRECGLTAACCKAVSSVLSVNKHLQVLHIGENKLGNAGVEILCEGLLHPNCNIHSLWLGNCDITAACCATLANVMVTKQNLTELDLSYNTLEDEGVMKLCEAVRNPNCKMQQLILYDIFWGPEVDDELKALEEARPDVKIVS, encoded by the exons ATGGACCTTGACATCCAGTGTGAGGAGATGAACCCATCGAGGTGGGCTGAGCTTCTGTCCACCATGAAGTCCTGCAGCACCATCAG GCTGGATGATTGCAATCTCTCCAGCAATAACTGCAAGGATCTCTCCTCAATCATCCATACGAATCCATCCCTCAAAGAGCTGAAGCTGAACAACAACGAGCTGGGGGATGCAGGCATTGAGTACCTGAGTAAAGGCTTGTTGACTCCGAGCTGTAGTTTGCAGAAGTTGTG GCTGCAGAACTGCAACCTGACCAGTGCCAGCTGTGAAACTCTCCGCTCTGTCCTCAGTGCACAGCCATCACTGACAGAGCTGCATGTGGGCGATAACAAACTGGGAACTGCTGGGGTGAAGGTGCTGTGTCAAGGGCTGATGAACCCCAATTGTaagctgcagaagctgca GCTGGAGTATTGTGAACTGACTGCTGATATCGTGGAAGCTCTCAATGCTGCCCTGCAAGCCAAGCCCACCCTGAAGGAGCTCAGCCTGAGTAACAACACGCTGGGAGATACAGCTGTGAAGCAGTTGTGCCGAGGGCTGGTGGAGGCGAGCTGCGACTTGGAGTTATTACA CCTGGAGAACTGTGGGATAACCAGCGACAGCTGTCGGGATATCAGCGCGGTTCTCAGCAACAAGCCCTCTCTGCTGGATCTGGCTGTGGGGGATAACAAGATTGGGGACGCCGGGTTGGCTCTCCTGTGCCAAGGACTGTTACATCCCAACTGCAAGATCCAGAAGCTATG GTTATGGGACTGTGACCTCACAAGTGCTAGCTGTAAAGATCTCTCCAGAGTCTTCAGCACGAAAGAGACCCTCCTAGAGGTCAGTCTGATAGACAACAACCTGAGGGACTCTGGAATGGAAATGCTGTGTCAGGCACTCAAGGATCCCAAAGCTCACCTCCAGGAGCTATG GGTTAGAGAGTGCGGGCTCACAGCTGCTTGCTGCAAGGCAGTCAGCTCTGTTCTAAGCGTGAACAAACACTTGCAAGTCCTCCACATTGGTGAGAACAAGCTGGGCAATGCCGGGGTGGAGATCCTGTGTGAGGGGCTGCTGCACCCCAACTGCAACATCCACTCTCTATG GCTGGGCAACTGCGATATCACTGCGGCCTGCTGTGCCACTCTTGCTAATGTCATGGTCACCAAGCAGAACCTTACAGAGCTGGACCTGAGCTACAACACTCTGGAGGATGAAGGTGTGATGAAGCTCTGTGAAGCCGTGAGGAACCCCAACTGCAAGATGCAGCAGCTGAT TCTGTACGACATTTTCTGGGGTCCTGAAGTGGATGACGAACTGAAAGCCCTGGAAGAGGCCAGGCCTGATGTGAAGATCGTTTCATGA
- the LOC104911080 gene encoding synaptotagmin-2-like encodes MAEMGAGLDTPHPCLSCSITEDPSPLPSSQGSLKFSLLYRREQCELLVSGLEVRGLPSHRHTEVAVWFRLLQRVPSHTPGLQCVVQEWQSRAVKNCSGTTFGEHFVCSLQDAEMERSTLKMEVQHFDKYSRNATLGEVRVALSQLKASQSLVLCAELQKTTKDVVGEVLLSLRCLPISQRMEVGLLKAKTYPPCSAAEKSVYARIDVSCRRHRQKHQKSRLQAHTALIIFNETFLFPMPQAAAWDSSVLVSLYEVGPEPRHLIGQASVGRNMARDAADHWDLMAKSIQQPVAQWHPLLI; translated from the exons ATGGCGGAgatgggagcagggctggacACACCCCATCCCTGTCTCTCCTGCAGCATCACTGAAGACCCAAGCCCCCTGCCCAGCTCCCAGGGAAGTCTGAAGTTCTCCCTCCTGTACCGCAGGGAGCAATGTGAGCTGCTGGTGAGCGGCCTGGAGGTGCGGGGCCTGCCCAGCCACAGGCACACTGAGGTGGCCGTCTGGTTCCGACTGCTGCAGCGAGTCCCATCCCACACCCCTGGGCTCCAATGTGTGGTTCAGGAGTGGCAGAGCCGGGCAGTGAAGAACTGCAGCGGGACGACCTTTGGGGAGCACTTTGTCTGCTCCCTGCAGGATGCTGAGATGGAGAGGAGCACCCTGAAGATGGAG GTCCAACATTTTGACAAATACTCCAGGAATGCCACACTAGGGGAAGTCAGGGTTGCCCTGAGCCAGCTGAAGGCTTCCCAGAGCTTGGTTTTGTGTGCGGAACTGCAGAAGACTACAAAG GATGTCGTGGGAGAGGTGCTGCTGTCTCTGAGGTGCCTGCCCATATCCCAGAGGATGGAGGTTGGGCTGCTCAAGGCAAAAACCTACCCcccttgcagtgctgcagagaaga GTGTATACGCAAGAATAGATGTTTCCTGCAGACGCCACAGGCAGAAGCACCAGAAATccaggctgcaggcacacactgcACTCATCATTTTCAATGAGACCTTCCTGTTCCCTATGCCCCAAGCTGCAGCGTGGGACAGCTCTGTGCTCGTCTCCCTTTATGAAGTGGGCCCTGAGCCCAGGCACCTCATCGGGCAGGCCAGTGTGGGCAGGAACATGGCAAGGGATGCAGCTGACCACTGGGATCTCATGGCCAAGTCCATCCAGCAGCCTGTAGCCCAGTGGCATCCTCTCCTCATTTAG